From Pseudomonas sp. stari2, a single genomic window includes:
- a CDS encoding helix-turn-helix domain-containing protein: protein MAHSQQTVALAPAIEPRRTGTGGLSPQRERLVKQLILERLGDSLEVTELASACSLSRSHFSRAFKCSTGYSPQDWIRTQRIARAKLLIQHTNHSLTQISLECGFCDQAHFCHIFTRSEGINPFAWRCQVMKNR from the coding sequence ATGGCTCATTCACAACAAACCGTCGCCCTCGCTCCTGCCATCGAACCACGCAGAACCGGTACGGGCGGCCTCAGCCCGCAGCGCGAGCGGCTGGTGAAGCAGTTGATCCTCGAACGCCTGGGCGACAGCCTTGAGGTCACCGAACTGGCGAGCGCCTGCTCACTCTCACGCAGCCATTTTTCCCGGGCGTTCAAGTGCAGCACCGGGTACTCGCCGCAAGACTGGATTCGTACCCAGCGCATTGCCAGGGCCAAGTTGTTGATCCAGCACACCAACCACAGCCTCACGCAAATCAGCCTGGAATGCGGCTTCTGCGATCAGGCGCACTTCTGCCACATCTTCACCCGCAGCGAAGGGATCAATCCGTTTGCGTGGCGGTGTCAGGTCATGAAAAACCGCTGA
- a CDS encoding flavodoxin family protein, protein MSKVVVVYHSGYGHTRVIAQAVAQGVERHVGSTCLLLAVEDVEAHWDDLHRADAIIFGAPTYMGSASAAFKQFMEATASFYLARPWRDKLAAGFTNSGSLCGDKLNTLLQMAVFAAQHSMIWVGLDLLPARACEGVFDGQLNRLGSSLGAMSQSCVEQPPEQVPPLEDQHTAAHLGERVARLAQRMARD, encoded by the coding sequence ATGAGCAAAGTAGTGGTGGTCTATCACAGTGGCTACGGGCACACCCGCGTCATTGCGCAGGCGGTGGCCCAGGGTGTGGAGCGCCATGTGGGCAGCACCTGCCTGTTGCTGGCGGTGGAAGACGTCGAAGCCCACTGGGATGACCTGCACCGCGCCGACGCCATCATCTTCGGCGCGCCGACTTACATGGGCAGCGCCTCGGCCGCGTTCAAGCAATTCATGGAGGCCACGGCCTCGTTCTATCTCGCTCGGCCATGGCGCGACAAGCTCGCGGCGGGCTTCACCAATTCCGGCAGTCTGTGCGGCGACAAACTCAATACCTTGCTGCAAATGGCAGTGTTCGCCGCCCAGCATTCGATGATCTGGGTCGGACTCGATCTGCTGCCGGCGCGTGCGTGCGAAGGTGTGTTCGACGGCCAGTTGAATCGCCTCGGCAGCTCCCTCGGGGCGATGTCCCAATCCTGCGTCGAACAACCGCCCGAGCAGGTACCTCCTCTGGAAGACCAACACACCGCCGCTCACCTGGGCGAGCGGGTGGCGCGACTGGCTCAGCGGATGGCTCGGGACTGA
- a CDS encoding LysR family transcriptional regulator, whose product MNRNDLRRVDMNLLVIFEALMFEKNLTRVAEKLFMGQPAVSAALGRLRDLFDDPLLLRNGRGMEPTARALAILQELQPAMDVISGAVSRAKEFDPVTSCDVFRIGLSDDAEFGLFPPLLRQLQEEAPGIVVVVRRANYLLMPTLLASGEISVGVSYTTDLPANAKRKKLRDIPCKVLRGDNRPGPLTLDEYCERPHAMVSFSGDLSGNIDVDLAKVGRSRRVVLGVPQFSGLRALLAGTEMIATVPDYAACALVEGCALRAEDPPFPIDAAQLSMAWSGVHDNDPAEKWLRSRISQFMSASLDIPAI is encoded by the coding sequence ATGAACCGAAACGATCTGCGCCGCGTCGACATGAACCTGCTGGTGATTTTCGAAGCGCTGATGTTCGAAAAGAACCTGACCCGCGTCGCCGAAAAACTGTTCATGGGCCAGCCGGCGGTGAGCGCGGCGCTGGGCCGCTTGCGCGATCTGTTCGACGATCCGCTGCTGCTGCGCAACGGTCGCGGCATGGAGCCGACAGCGCGGGCGCTGGCGATTCTTCAGGAGCTGCAACCGGCGATGGACGTGATTTCCGGCGCGGTCAGCCGGGCCAAGGAATTCGATCCGGTGACCAGTTGTGATGTGTTCCGCATCGGTCTGTCGGATGACGCCGAGTTCGGACTGTTCCCGCCATTGCTGCGCCAGTTGCAGGAAGAGGCGCCGGGGATCGTGGTCGTGGTGCGCCGCGCCAACTATCTACTGATGCCGACGTTGTTGGCGTCCGGGGAAATCTCCGTGGGCGTGAGTTACACCACCGATCTGCCGGCCAACGCCAAGCGCAAGAAACTGCGCGACATTCCCTGCAAGGTCCTGCGCGGCGATAACCGCCCGGGCCCGCTGACCCTCGACGAATATTGCGAGCGGCCTCATGCGATGGTGTCGTTCTCGGGGGATTTGAGCGGCAACATCGACGTGGACCTGGCCAAGGTCGGTCGCAGCCGTCGTGTGGTGCTCGGCGTGCCGCAATTCAGCGGTTTGCGCGCGCTGCTGGCCGGCACCGAGATGATCGCGACCGTGCCGGATTACGCGGCGTGTGCGTTGGTTGAGGGTTGTGCGTTGCGGGCTGAAGATCCACCGTTTCCGATTGATGCGGCGCAACTGTCGATGGCGTGGAGCGGGGTGCATGACAACGATCCGGCAGAGAAATGGCTGCGTTCACGGATCAGTCAATTCATGTCGGCGTCGCTGGATATTCCGGCGATCTAG
- a CDS encoding MBL fold metallo-hydrolase, producing the protein MKGLFSAVTGLALAGVMSSAMAQAPQIGTQAPGYFRLALGDYEVTALFDGYNDLSPKLLQGMSQSQIRALLARRSIETPGVQTAFNAFLVNTGKQLILVDTGAGQCIGATAGQLSANMQAAGYKPEQVDTILLTHLHLDHVCGLVDGQQQPIFANATVYAAKAEADYWLDPQAMAKVPAGAREFFKIAQDSTAPYVAAGRFKTFAEGQSPLPGVVEATLEAGHTPGSTTYRFTSQNQSIVFMGDLVHNLAVQFDHPEVSISFDVNNQQAIKSRHAVFSAAAASKTWVTAAHLPFPGIGHITAVDKHFQWVPVEYGPYKRAAKVPLIE; encoded by the coding sequence ATGAAAGGATTATTCAGCGCAGTGACTGGTCTGGCGCTTGCCGGTGTGATGAGCAGTGCCATGGCGCAAGCGCCACAGATCGGTACTCAGGCACCCGGTTATTTCCGTCTGGCACTGGGCGATTACGAAGTCACCGCGTTATTCGACGGCTACAACGATCTGTCGCCGAAACTGTTGCAGGGCATGAGCCAGAGTCAGATCCGTGCACTGCTGGCCCGTCGCTCGATTGAAACGCCGGGTGTGCAGACCGCGTTCAATGCGTTTCTGGTCAATACCGGCAAGCAACTGATTCTGGTCGATACCGGTGCGGGGCAGTGCATCGGCGCCACCGCCGGTCAGCTCTCGGCAAACATGCAGGCCGCCGGATACAAGCCTGAACAGGTCGATACGATTCTGCTGACCCATCTGCACCTGGATCACGTTTGTGGATTGGTCGACGGCCAGCAACAGCCGATCTTCGCCAACGCTACGGTCTACGCCGCCAAGGCTGAAGCCGATTACTGGCTTGATCCGCAGGCAATGGCCAAGGTGCCGGCCGGCGCCCGGGAATTCTTCAAGATCGCTCAGGACTCCACCGCGCCTTACGTGGCGGCCGGACGCTTCAAGACATTCGCAGAGGGGCAGTCGCCTTTGCCGGGTGTGGTCGAAGCTACACTGGAAGCCGGGCACACGCCGGGCAGCACCACCTATCGCTTCACTTCGCAGAACCAGAGCATCGTGTTCATGGGCGACCTGGTGCACAACCTCGCGGTGCAGTTCGATCATCCCGAAGTGTCGATCAGTTTTGACGTCAACAATCAGCAAGCGATCAAAAGCCGTCATGCAGTGTTCAGCGCAGCGGCCGCGAGCAAAACCTGGGTAACGGCCGCGCATTTGCCGTTTCCGGGTATCGGCCACATCACGGCGGTTGACAAGCACTTCCAGTGGGTACCGGTCGAATACGGCCCCTACAAACGCGCGGCCAAAGTGCCGCTGATCGAGTAA